In Mastigocladopsis repens PCC 10914, a single window of DNA contains:
- a CDS encoding carbonic anhydrase has protein sequence MVTTSDQQSIFCDPNYSEPIWSYDDSSGPDNWAELNPDYQKCDQGQKQSPININTKEIVRTPWNGTLQFQYSCPDLKLKNTGREIEIECCDRSNKLVIAQQEYELKEFHFHTPSEHAVDLHAYPVEIHLVHEKVGNPSKLVVVAVFINQGEENSFLELIASNLPEQPGCEIKVSNSDVSVLNLLPKTHGLYYYSGSLTTPPCSENVHWIVFKETVFASVSQISRLSSVFPFFNTRPVQPTNSRLVRLIVSNEQSGDNNGN, from the coding sequence ATGGTTACTACATCAGATCAACAATCTATCTTTTGCGACCCCAACTATTCTGAACCTATCTGGAGTTATGACGATTCTAGCGGACCAGATAATTGGGCTGAGTTAAATCCAGATTATCAAAAATGTGACCAAGGTCAGAAACAATCTCCCATTAATATCAACACAAAAGAGATAGTGAGAACTCCATGGAATGGAACACTACAGTTTCAATATAGTTGCCCTGACCTCAAATTGAAGAATACTGGTCGCGAAATAGAAATTGAATGCTGTGACCGCAGTAACAAACTGGTGATAGCTCAGCAAGAGTACGAGTTGAAAGAGTTTCACTTCCACACCCCGTCAGAACACGCAGTCGATCTCCACGCTTATCCAGTAGAGATACATTTAGTCCACGAGAAAGTAGGCAACCCCAGTAAACTAGTTGTGGTAGCGGTTTTCATTAATCAGGGTGAAGAAAACTCTTTCTTAGAACTGATTGCTTCTAATTTACCTGAGCAACCAGGATGTGAGATAAAGGTGAGCAATAGTGACGTTAGTGTTTTGAATTTACTACCTAAAACTCACGGCTTATACTACTACTCTGGCTCATTGACTACACCTCCTTGTAGTGAAAATGTTCACTGGATTGTATTCAAAGAAACAGTTTTTGCATCTGTGTCACAAATTTCTCGGCTCAGTTCAGTTTTCCCATTTTTCAATACCAGACCAGTTCAACCCACCAATAGTCGTTTGGTGAGGTTAATAGTGAGCAATGAACAATCAGGTGACAACAATGGCAATTGA
- a CDS encoding RNA recognition motif domain-containing protein, producing MSLYVGNLSYEVTQEDLNAVFSEYGTVKRIQLPTDRETGRLRGFGFVEMGSDAEEAAAIEALDGAEWMGRDLKVNKARPREDRGSFNAKRGNNNFRNRY from the coding sequence ATGTCACTTTATGTAGGTAACCTCTCTTACGAAGTAACACAAGAGGATCTGAATGCTGTTTTTTCAGAATATGGTACTGTAAAACGGATTCAGCTACCTACCGATCGTGAAACAGGTCGTCTACGCGGCTTTGGTTTTGTGGAAATGGGTTCAGATGCTGAAGAAGCAGCTGCCATTGAAGCGCTGGATGGGGCTGAGTGGATGGGTCGTGACCTTAAAGTGAATAAGGCTAGACCTCGGGAAGACAGAGGTTCGTTTAATGCTAAGCGAGGCAACAACAACTTCCGTAACCGCTACTAA